A section of the Paenibacillus aurantius genome encodes:
- a CDS encoding phytanoyl-CoA dioxygenase family protein, whose translation MGEPSMITKGKPFSQAEYAEQGFCGPVQGLSLEEADSAYQQFFTTLGQSRFEPKPTDMNLSAWHHRYVWAYELATHPGIVAAMKHLLGDNLVLWAMHFWYKEPGNERFIPWHQDINYWPMEPAINATAWVTLGFSIKENGCLKLIPGTHRSLVEHVAVGDARSTFGQGLSLEQVDESKAIEMEMSPGQIVFFNEAIFHGSGDNRSNIPRVAFSVRYTTPEVRFKLDEWGGDTERIKTFLVSGRDDYRYNNSIRGTVPER comes from the coding sequence TTGGGGGAACCTTCCATGATCACCAAAGGCAAACCGTTCTCACAAGCAGAGTATGCCGAGCAAGGTTTTTGCGGACCTGTACAAGGACTAAGTTTAGAGGAGGCGGACTCGGCCTATCAGCAGTTCTTCACCACGTTAGGCCAGTCCCGCTTCGAGCCCAAGCCGACGGACATGAACTTATCGGCGTGGCATCACCGGTACGTGTGGGCGTACGAGCTGGCCACGCATCCCGGCATCGTTGCTGCCATGAAGCACCTGTTGGGAGATAACCTGGTGCTGTGGGCGATGCATTTTTGGTATAAGGAGCCTGGCAATGAGAGGTTCATTCCCTGGCATCAGGATATCAACTACTGGCCAATGGAGCCGGCCATCAACGCAACCGCTTGGGTGACGCTGGGCTTCTCGATCAAGGAGAATGGCTGCCTGAAGCTGATCCCAGGGACGCATCGTTCCCTAGTGGAGCATGTGGCGGTGGGGGATGCCAGAAGTACGTTCGGGCAAGGTCTGTCCTTGGAGCAAGTGGATGAATCAAAAGCGATTGAGATGGAAATGTCCCCTGGCCAAATCGTATTTTTCAACGAGGCGATATTTCACGGGTCGGGGGACAACCGTTCGAATATTCCGCGTGTAGCGTTCTCTGTCCGTTATACGACTCCCGAGGTGCGTTTCAAGTTAGACGAATGGGGTGGGGACACGGAACGAATCAAGACATTTCTGGTAAGTGGACGTGACGATTATCGATACAACAATTCGATTCGGGGAACCGTTCCCGAACGTTGA
- a CDS encoding AraC family transcriptional regulator, giving the protein MHPSAQLLTDALRVRFLHINQYRLDSAWKISQRKLEPTVLWYISEGCCHLSVDGHPYIGEAGDILVIPGGSILSSRTLSTTAVVVSVNLEADISFLSQRSWALLLHVPVKPMLNSSELVTLFNRMLRTYESPTAGQALLLQADLLRMMGILLDQSHSDDLDGSTPLVTCTDPRIRSVIEYLIRNPARQPSLTELAELAGVSESHLRKLFVRETGLAPLSFVQRLKIDQAKRRLRETNERISDIAYSLGYEDANYFSRLFRRVVNSSAVDFRRRYRDWMS; this is encoded by the coding sequence ATGCATCCTTCTGCCCAGTTGTTGACCGATGCGCTTCGTGTTCGTTTCTTGCATATTAACCAATATCGGCTTGATTCCGCATGGAAGATATCCCAGCGAAAGCTTGAGCCCACCGTGCTCTGGTACATCTCGGAAGGGTGCTGCCATCTGAGCGTTGATGGGCATCCGTATATCGGCGAAGCTGGCGATATCCTGGTCATTCCCGGCGGCTCGATCCTATCTAGCCGCACCTTGTCGACGACGGCGGTGGTCGTCAGTGTAAACCTCGAGGCGGACATTTCTTTCCTTAGCCAACGCAGTTGGGCGCTGCTCCTGCATGTGCCCGTTAAGCCGATGCTGAACAGCTCGGAGCTTGTGACACTATTCAATCGGATGTTGAGAACCTACGAATCGCCAACGGCGGGACAAGCGCTGTTGCTGCAGGCCGATTTATTGAGAATGATGGGCATTCTTCTCGACCAAAGTCATAGCGACGATCTGGACGGTTCTACGCCTCTCGTCACGTGCACCGACCCCAGAATCCGGTCCGTGATAGAATACCTGATTCGGAATCCCGCCCGTCAACCGAGCTTAACCGAGCTGGCCGAATTGGCGGGTGTCAGCGAGTCCCATCTGCGCAAATTGTTTGTGCGTGAAACGGGGCTTGCTCCGTTGTCATTCGTTCAACGGCTGAAGATCGATCAAGCGAAGCGCCGCCTTCGGGAGACGAACGAGCGCATATCCGATATTGCTTACAGCCTTGGCTATGAAGATGCAAACTATTTTAGCCGCCTCTTCAGAAGAGTGGTCAACAGCTCAGCTGTAGATTTTCGGCGGCGGTATCGCGACTGGATGAGTTGA
- the aroC gene encoding chorismate synthase, whose protein sequence is MAGSTFGERLKVTTFGESHGTAVGVIVDGVTPGVELDESYLQVQMDRRKPGQSSVTTPRKEEDKVTVLSGLYEGRTTGTPLCLLIGNRDSRPSAYNDIQEAFRPGHADYSYMAKYGLRDHRGGGRSSGRETAARVAAGAVARKLLEARGVSITAYTVEAAGIRCVRFVESAIEANPVRACDPEAAIRMAERIEAIAAQGDSCGGVVECRIRGAAPGLGEPVFDKLDAELAKAMLSIGAVKGIEFGEGFAAAGMLGSEHNDPMNAQGFLSNHSGGILGGISTGEEILFRVAVKPTSSISVPQPTVGTDGQERVIQTRGRHDPCICPRIVPVVEAMACLVLEDHYKRQAALRA, encoded by the coding sequence ATGGCGGGAAGCACATTTGGGGAAAGGCTGAAGGTGACGACCTTCGGAGAATCCCATGGAACGGCGGTTGGGGTGATTGTGGATGGGGTGACGCCCGGTGTGGAGCTGGACGAGTCCTATCTGCAGGTACAGATGGACCGGAGGAAGCCCGGGCAATCGTCGGTGACCACGCCGAGGAAAGAAGAGGACAAGGTGACCGTCCTGTCCGGCCTGTACGAAGGACGGACAACCGGCACTCCGCTCTGCCTGCTGATCGGTAACCGGGACAGCCGGCCTTCGGCGTATAACGACATTCAGGAGGCCTTTCGTCCAGGACATGCGGATTATTCCTATATGGCAAAATACGGCTTGCGGGATCACCGGGGCGGCGGGCGGTCCTCGGGAAGAGAGACGGCGGCCCGGGTGGCCGCCGGAGCGGTCGCCCGCAAGCTTCTGGAGGCGCGGGGCGTCTCCATCACCGCCTACACGGTGGAGGCTGCGGGCATCCGCTGCGTACGGTTCGTGGAGAGCGCCATAGAAGCCAACCCGGTCCGCGCTTGCGACCCGGAGGCCGCCATTCGGATGGCGGAGCGGATCGAAGCGATCGCGGCCCAAGGGGACAGCTGCGGCGGGGTGGTGGAATGCCGCATCCGGGGAGCGGCTCCGGGACTGGGGGAGCCCGTCTTTGATAAGCTGGATGCGGAGCTTGCCAAGGCCATGCTTTCCATCGGAGCGGTCAAGGGGATCGAATTTGGGGAAGGCTTCGCCGCGGCGGGGATGCTCGGAAGCGAGCACAACGACCCGATGAACGCCCAAGGATTCCTGAGCAACCATTCCGGCGGCATTCTGGGCGGGATCAGCACGGGAGAGGAGATTCTATTTCGCGTAGCCGTCAAGCCGACCTCGTCCATCTCCGTTCCCCAGCCAACGGTCGGGACCGATGGACAGGAGCGGGTGATCCAGACCAGGGGGCGGCACGACCCCTGCATCTGCCCGCGGATCGTGCCTGTGGTGGAAGCGATGGCCTGCCTGGTGCTCGAGGATCACTACAAGCGTCAGGCGGCTTTGAGAGCGTAA